A window of the Brassica napus cultivar Da-Ae chromosome A2, Da-Ae, whole genome shotgun sequence genome harbors these coding sequences:
- the LOC106399012 gene encoding putative GTP diphosphokinase RSH1, chloroplastic isoform X1: MASSSMSVSVECVNICNLNERSDCSAWKAPRAFTAFLAHPPLYLCRTNTRIQSVHHFGNVNRILSCGGHKRCCLSSSESSGASEDVTADSLWEDLFPSISYLSCKELEYVRKGLKLAFEAHHGQKRRSGEPFIIHPVAVARILGELELDWESIVAGLLHDTVEDTNFITFEKIEEEFGSTVRHIVEGETKVSKLGKLKCKTESESIQDVKADDLRQMFLAMTDEVRVIIVKLADRLHNMRTLCHMPPHKQSSIAAETLQVFAPLAKLLGMYSIKSELENLSFMYVSAEDYERVTSRIANLYKAHEKELSEANRILVKKIEDDEFLDLVTVNTDVRSVCKETYSIYKAALKSKGSINDYNQIAQQLRIVVKPKPSVGVGPLCSPQQICYHVLGLVHEIWKPIPRTVKDYIATPKPNGYQSLHTTVIPFLYESMFRLEVQIRTEEMDLIAERGIAVYYNGRALSAGLAGSQIHVGRNSRGKTGCLNNADFALRIGWLNAIREWQEEFVGNMSSREFVDTITRDLLGSRVFVFTPKGEIKNLPKGATVVDYAYLIHTEIGNKMVAAKVNGNLVSPTHVLENAEVVEILTYNALSSKSAFQRHKQWLQHAKTRSARHKIMRFLREQAAQCAAEITQDRVNDFVADSESDVEDLTEDSRKSLQWWEKILVNVKQFQSQDKSRDLTPVSQNGSVWVPKVNGKHNKAIKNSSLENPEFFLPGDGIAKIFPANIPPYKEVLPGLESWRASKIDSWHHLEGHSIDWLCVVSMDRKGIIAEVTTVLAAEGIAVCSCVAEIDRGRGLAVMLFQIEANIESLVTVCAKVDLILGVLGWSSGCSWPRSTDNAQFLEC; this comes from the exons ATGGCTTCTTCCTCCATGTCCG TGTCTGTGGAATGTGTGAACATATGTAATCTGAATGAAAGAAGTGATTGCAGTGCTTGGAAAGCTCCTCGAGCCTTTACTGCCTTTCTCGCTCATCCACCTCTCTATCTCTGTCGCACAAACACTAGAATCCAATCTGTTCATCACTTTGGAAACGTAAATAGAatattgagttgtggtggtcaTAAAAGATGTTGCTTATCTTCATCTGAATCTTCTGGGGCTTCTGAGGATGTTACTGCGGACTCATTATGGGAG GACCTTTTCCCATCGATATCTTACTTATCTTGTAAAGAATTAGAGTATGTTCGAAAGGGCCTCAAG TTAGCGTTTGAGGCACATCATGGTCAAAAGAGACGTAGTGGGGAGCCATTCATTATACACCCAGTTGCAGTTGCTCGTATCCTTGGGGAACTT gAATTGGATTGGGAGTCTATTGTTGCTGGATTACTTCATGACACGGTCGAGGATACAAATTTTATTACTTTTGAGAAGATAGAAGAAGAGTTTGGTTCAACTGTACGCCACATTGTAGAAGGGGAGACTAAG GTGTCAAAACTGGGAAAATTGAAGTGTAAAACCGAAAGTGAATCAATACAAGATGTTAAAGCAGATGATTTGCGGCAGATGTTTCTGGCGATGACGGACGAG GTCCGCGTCATTATTGTCAAGCTAGCTGACCGGTTGCATAATATGCGAACTCTCTGCCACATGCCTCCCCATAAGCAG TCCAGCATTGCAGCGGAGACTTTGCAGGTCTTTGCTCCTTTAGCGAAATTGCTTGGAATGTATTCAATAAAG TCTGAACTGGAAAATCTATCTTTCATGTACGTAAGTGCTGAAGATTATGAGAGAGTCACAAGCAGGATCGCTAACCTCTACAAAGCGCATGAGAAAGAACTAAGTGAG GCAAACAGAATTTTGGTGAAAAAGATTGAAGATGATGAGTTCTTGGACCTTGTTACTGTGAATACTGATGTTCGATCTGTTTGCAAGGAAACTTACAG CATATACAAAGCTGCGCTCAAATCAAAAGGATCAATTAATGATTACAACCAGATTGCTCAG CAGTTAAGGATTGTTGTAAAGCCAAAACCTTCTGTTGGGGTCGGGCCTTTATGCAGTCCACAACAG ATATGCTATCATGTTCTTGGGCTAGTTCATGAGATCTGGAAACCTATTCCCCGAACT GTAAAAGATTACATTGCGACACCGAAGCCTAATGGCTACCAGAGCCTCCATACCACTGTGATTCCGTTCTTGTATGAGAGCATGTTCCGGCTGGAGGTTCAG ATCAGAACCGAGGAGATGGACTTGATAGCTGAAAGGGGGATTGCTGTTTACTATAATGGAAGGGCTCTTTCTGCTGGATTAGCTGGAAGTCAGATTCATGTAGGTAGAAATTCAAGGGGGAAGACGGGTTGTCTGAACAATGCAGATTTTGCACTCAGG ATCGGGTGGCTAAATGCAATTAGGGAATGGCAAGAGGAGTTTGTGGGTAACATGAGCTCTAGAGAATTTGTGGATACCATTACGAGAGATCTTTTAGGTAGTCGTGTGTTTGTATTCACACCTAAAGGAGAG ATAAAGAACCTTCCTAAAGGGGCCACCGTTGTTGACTACGCTTATCTGATTCACACGGAAATCGGAAACAAGATGGTAGCAGCGAAG GTGAATGGTAATCTCGTCTCTCCAACGCACGTTCTGGAGAATGCCGAGGTCGTGGAGATACTCACCTATAAC GCCCTTTCAAGCAAATCTGCTTTCCAGAGACATAAACAGTGGTTGCAACATGCGAAAACAAGGAGTGCAAGACACAAGATTATGAGg TTCCTAAGGGAGCAAGCTGCGCAGTGTGCTGCAGAAATAACCCAAGATCGAGTGAATGACTTTGTGGCGGACTCTGAAAGTGACGTGGAAGATCTCACAGAAGATTCAAGAAAGAGTCTACAGTGGTGGGAGAAGATTCTCGTTAATGTGAAGCAGTTTCAGTCGCAAGATAAAAGCAGAGACCTAACACCCGTTTCTCAAAACGGCAGCGTTTGGGTCCCAAAGGTGAATGGGAAACACAACAAAGCCATCAAAAACTCGAGTTTGGAGAATCCAGAGTTCTTTTTACCTGGAGATGGAATTGCCAAGATTTTTCCTGCTAACATCCCTCCTTATAAAGAAGTGTTGCCCGGTTTAGAGAGTTGGAGAGCCAGTAAAATCGACTCATGGCATCATCTCGAAGGTCACTCTATCGACTGGTTATGTGTTGTATCCATGGATCGTAAAG GCATAATAGCAGAGGTTACAACAGTCCTTGCAGCTGAAGGCATCGCAGTATGTTCTTGCGTG GCCGAGATTGACAGAGGAAGAGGATTAGCAGTTATGTTGTTTCAAATAGAAGCAAACATTGAAAGTTTG GTTACTGTATGCGCAAAGGTGGATCTTATCTTGGGTGTGCTGGGATGGTCCAGTGGCTGCAGCTGGCCAAGATCAACAGATAATGCTCAATTTCTTGAGTGTTAA
- the LOC106399012 gene encoding putative GTP diphosphokinase RSH1, chloroplastic isoform X2 codes for MASSSMSVSVECVNICNLNERSDCSAWKAPRAFTAFLAHPPLYLCRTNTRIQSVHHFGNVNRILSCGGHKRCCLSSSESSGASEDVTADSLWEDLFPSISYLSCKELEYVRKGLKLAFEAHHGQKRRSGEPFIIHPVAVARILGELELDWESIVAGLLHDTVEDTNFITFEKIEEEFGSTVRHIVEGETKVSKLGKLKCKTESESIQDVKADDLRQMFLAMTDEVRVIIVKLADRLHNMRTLCHMPPHKQSSIAAETLQVFAPLAKLLGMYSIKSELENLSFMYVSAEDYERVTSRIANLYKAHEKELSEANRILVKKIEDDEFLDLVTVNTDVRSVCKETYSIYKAALKSKGSINDYNQIAQLRIVVKPKPSVGVGPLCSPQQICYHVLGLVHEIWKPIPRTVKDYIATPKPNGYQSLHTTVIPFLYESMFRLEVQIRTEEMDLIAERGIAVYYNGRALSAGLAGSQIHVGRNSRGKTGCLNNADFALRIGWLNAIREWQEEFVGNMSSREFVDTITRDLLGSRVFVFTPKGEIKNLPKGATVVDYAYLIHTEIGNKMVAAKVNGNLVSPTHVLENAEVVEILTYNALSSKSAFQRHKQWLQHAKTRSARHKIMRFLREQAAQCAAEITQDRVNDFVADSESDVEDLTEDSRKSLQWWEKILVNVKQFQSQDKSRDLTPVSQNGSVWVPKVNGKHNKAIKNSSLENPEFFLPGDGIAKIFPANIPPYKEVLPGLESWRASKIDSWHHLEGHSIDWLCVVSMDRKGIIAEVTTVLAAEGIAVCSCVAEIDRGRGLAVMLFQIEANIESLVTVCAKVDLILGVLGWSSGCSWPRSTDNAQFLEC; via the exons ATGGCTTCTTCCTCCATGTCCG TGTCTGTGGAATGTGTGAACATATGTAATCTGAATGAAAGAAGTGATTGCAGTGCTTGGAAAGCTCCTCGAGCCTTTACTGCCTTTCTCGCTCATCCACCTCTCTATCTCTGTCGCACAAACACTAGAATCCAATCTGTTCATCACTTTGGAAACGTAAATAGAatattgagttgtggtggtcaTAAAAGATGTTGCTTATCTTCATCTGAATCTTCTGGGGCTTCTGAGGATGTTACTGCGGACTCATTATGGGAG GACCTTTTCCCATCGATATCTTACTTATCTTGTAAAGAATTAGAGTATGTTCGAAAGGGCCTCAAG TTAGCGTTTGAGGCACATCATGGTCAAAAGAGACGTAGTGGGGAGCCATTCATTATACACCCAGTTGCAGTTGCTCGTATCCTTGGGGAACTT gAATTGGATTGGGAGTCTATTGTTGCTGGATTACTTCATGACACGGTCGAGGATACAAATTTTATTACTTTTGAGAAGATAGAAGAAGAGTTTGGTTCAACTGTACGCCACATTGTAGAAGGGGAGACTAAG GTGTCAAAACTGGGAAAATTGAAGTGTAAAACCGAAAGTGAATCAATACAAGATGTTAAAGCAGATGATTTGCGGCAGATGTTTCTGGCGATGACGGACGAG GTCCGCGTCATTATTGTCAAGCTAGCTGACCGGTTGCATAATATGCGAACTCTCTGCCACATGCCTCCCCATAAGCAG TCCAGCATTGCAGCGGAGACTTTGCAGGTCTTTGCTCCTTTAGCGAAATTGCTTGGAATGTATTCAATAAAG TCTGAACTGGAAAATCTATCTTTCATGTACGTAAGTGCTGAAGATTATGAGAGAGTCACAAGCAGGATCGCTAACCTCTACAAAGCGCATGAGAAAGAACTAAGTGAG GCAAACAGAATTTTGGTGAAAAAGATTGAAGATGATGAGTTCTTGGACCTTGTTACTGTGAATACTGATGTTCGATCTGTTTGCAAGGAAACTTACAG CATATACAAAGCTGCGCTCAAATCAAAAGGATCAATTAATGATTACAACCAGATTGCTCAG TTAAGGATTGTTGTAAAGCCAAAACCTTCTGTTGGGGTCGGGCCTTTATGCAGTCCACAACAG ATATGCTATCATGTTCTTGGGCTAGTTCATGAGATCTGGAAACCTATTCCCCGAACT GTAAAAGATTACATTGCGACACCGAAGCCTAATGGCTACCAGAGCCTCCATACCACTGTGATTCCGTTCTTGTATGAGAGCATGTTCCGGCTGGAGGTTCAG ATCAGAACCGAGGAGATGGACTTGATAGCTGAAAGGGGGATTGCTGTTTACTATAATGGAAGGGCTCTTTCTGCTGGATTAGCTGGAAGTCAGATTCATGTAGGTAGAAATTCAAGGGGGAAGACGGGTTGTCTGAACAATGCAGATTTTGCACTCAGG ATCGGGTGGCTAAATGCAATTAGGGAATGGCAAGAGGAGTTTGTGGGTAACATGAGCTCTAGAGAATTTGTGGATACCATTACGAGAGATCTTTTAGGTAGTCGTGTGTTTGTATTCACACCTAAAGGAGAG ATAAAGAACCTTCCTAAAGGGGCCACCGTTGTTGACTACGCTTATCTGATTCACACGGAAATCGGAAACAAGATGGTAGCAGCGAAG GTGAATGGTAATCTCGTCTCTCCAACGCACGTTCTGGAGAATGCCGAGGTCGTGGAGATACTCACCTATAAC GCCCTTTCAAGCAAATCTGCTTTCCAGAGACATAAACAGTGGTTGCAACATGCGAAAACAAGGAGTGCAAGACACAAGATTATGAGg TTCCTAAGGGAGCAAGCTGCGCAGTGTGCTGCAGAAATAACCCAAGATCGAGTGAATGACTTTGTGGCGGACTCTGAAAGTGACGTGGAAGATCTCACAGAAGATTCAAGAAAGAGTCTACAGTGGTGGGAGAAGATTCTCGTTAATGTGAAGCAGTTTCAGTCGCAAGATAAAAGCAGAGACCTAACACCCGTTTCTCAAAACGGCAGCGTTTGGGTCCCAAAGGTGAATGGGAAACACAACAAAGCCATCAAAAACTCGAGTTTGGAGAATCCAGAGTTCTTTTTACCTGGAGATGGAATTGCCAAGATTTTTCCTGCTAACATCCCTCCTTATAAAGAAGTGTTGCCCGGTTTAGAGAGTTGGAGAGCCAGTAAAATCGACTCATGGCATCATCTCGAAGGTCACTCTATCGACTGGTTATGTGTTGTATCCATGGATCGTAAAG GCATAATAGCAGAGGTTACAACAGTCCTTGCAGCTGAAGGCATCGCAGTATGTTCTTGCGTG GCCGAGATTGACAGAGGAAGAGGATTAGCAGTTATGTTGTTTCAAATAGAAGCAAACATTGAAAGTTTG GTTACTGTATGCGCAAAGGTGGATCTTATCTTGGGTGTGCTGGGATGGTCCAGTGGCTGCAGCTGGCCAAGATCAACAGATAATGCTCAATTTCTTGAGTGTTAA
- the LOC106399012 gene encoding putative GTP diphosphokinase RSH1, chloroplastic isoform X3 yields the protein MFERASRSAQLAFEAHHGQKRRSGEPFIIHPVAVARILGELELDWESIVAGLLHDTVEDTNFITFEKIEEEFGSTVRHIVEGETKVSKLGKLKCKTESESIQDVKADDLRQMFLAMTDEVRVIIVKLADRLHNMRTLCHMPPHKQSSIAAETLQVFAPLAKLLGMYSIKSELENLSFMYVSAEDYERVTSRIANLYKAHEKELSEANRILVKKIEDDEFLDLVTVNTDVRSVCKETYSIYKAALKSKGSINDYNQIAQQLRIVVKPKPSVGVGPLCSPQQICYHVLGLVHEIWKPIPRTVKDYIATPKPNGYQSLHTTVIPFLYESMFRLEVQIRTEEMDLIAERGIAVYYNGRALSAGLAGSQIHVGRNSRGKTGCLNNADFALRIGWLNAIREWQEEFVGNMSSREFVDTITRDLLGSRVFVFTPKGEIKNLPKGATVVDYAYLIHTEIGNKMVAAKVNGNLVSPTHVLENAEVVEILTYNALSSKSAFQRHKQWLQHAKTRSARHKIMRFLREQAAQCAAEITQDRVNDFVADSESDVEDLTEDSRKSLQWWEKILVNVKQFQSQDKSRDLTPVSQNGSVWVPKVNGKHNKAIKNSSLENPEFFLPGDGIAKIFPANIPPYKEVLPGLESWRASKIDSWHHLEGHSIDWLCVVSMDRKGIIAEVTTVLAAEGIAVCSCVAEIDRGRGLAVMLFQIEANIESLVTVCAKVDLILGVLGWSSGCSWPRSTDNAQFLEC from the exons ATGTTCGAAAGGGCCTCAAG GTCTGCGCAGTTAGCGTTTGAGGCACATCATGGTCAAAAGAGACGTAGTGGGGAGCCATTCATTATACACCCAGTTGCAGTTGCTCGTATCCTTGGGGAACTT gAATTGGATTGGGAGTCTATTGTTGCTGGATTACTTCATGACACGGTCGAGGATACAAATTTTATTACTTTTGAGAAGATAGAAGAAGAGTTTGGTTCAACTGTACGCCACATTGTAGAAGGGGAGACTAAG GTGTCAAAACTGGGAAAATTGAAGTGTAAAACCGAAAGTGAATCAATACAAGATGTTAAAGCAGATGATTTGCGGCAGATGTTTCTGGCGATGACGGACGAG GTCCGCGTCATTATTGTCAAGCTAGCTGACCGGTTGCATAATATGCGAACTCTCTGCCACATGCCTCCCCATAAGCAG TCCAGCATTGCAGCGGAGACTTTGCAGGTCTTTGCTCCTTTAGCGAAATTGCTTGGAATGTATTCAATAAAG TCTGAACTGGAAAATCTATCTTTCATGTACGTAAGTGCTGAAGATTATGAGAGAGTCACAAGCAGGATCGCTAACCTCTACAAAGCGCATGAGAAAGAACTAAGTGAG GCAAACAGAATTTTGGTGAAAAAGATTGAAGATGATGAGTTCTTGGACCTTGTTACTGTGAATACTGATGTTCGATCTGTTTGCAAGGAAACTTACAG CATATACAAAGCTGCGCTCAAATCAAAAGGATCAATTAATGATTACAACCAGATTGCTCAG CAGTTAAGGATTGTTGTAAAGCCAAAACCTTCTGTTGGGGTCGGGCCTTTATGCAGTCCACAACAG ATATGCTATCATGTTCTTGGGCTAGTTCATGAGATCTGGAAACCTATTCCCCGAACT GTAAAAGATTACATTGCGACACCGAAGCCTAATGGCTACCAGAGCCTCCATACCACTGTGATTCCGTTCTTGTATGAGAGCATGTTCCGGCTGGAGGTTCAG ATCAGAACCGAGGAGATGGACTTGATAGCTGAAAGGGGGATTGCTGTTTACTATAATGGAAGGGCTCTTTCTGCTGGATTAGCTGGAAGTCAGATTCATGTAGGTAGAAATTCAAGGGGGAAGACGGGTTGTCTGAACAATGCAGATTTTGCACTCAGG ATCGGGTGGCTAAATGCAATTAGGGAATGGCAAGAGGAGTTTGTGGGTAACATGAGCTCTAGAGAATTTGTGGATACCATTACGAGAGATCTTTTAGGTAGTCGTGTGTTTGTATTCACACCTAAAGGAGAG ATAAAGAACCTTCCTAAAGGGGCCACCGTTGTTGACTACGCTTATCTGATTCACACGGAAATCGGAAACAAGATGGTAGCAGCGAAG GTGAATGGTAATCTCGTCTCTCCAACGCACGTTCTGGAGAATGCCGAGGTCGTGGAGATACTCACCTATAAC GCCCTTTCAAGCAAATCTGCTTTCCAGAGACATAAACAGTGGTTGCAACATGCGAAAACAAGGAGTGCAAGACACAAGATTATGAGg TTCCTAAGGGAGCAAGCTGCGCAGTGTGCTGCAGAAATAACCCAAGATCGAGTGAATGACTTTGTGGCGGACTCTGAAAGTGACGTGGAAGATCTCACAGAAGATTCAAGAAAGAGTCTACAGTGGTGGGAGAAGATTCTCGTTAATGTGAAGCAGTTTCAGTCGCAAGATAAAAGCAGAGACCTAACACCCGTTTCTCAAAACGGCAGCGTTTGGGTCCCAAAGGTGAATGGGAAACACAACAAAGCCATCAAAAACTCGAGTTTGGAGAATCCAGAGTTCTTTTTACCTGGAGATGGAATTGCCAAGATTTTTCCTGCTAACATCCCTCCTTATAAAGAAGTGTTGCCCGGTTTAGAGAGTTGGAGAGCCAGTAAAATCGACTCATGGCATCATCTCGAAGGTCACTCTATCGACTGGTTATGTGTTGTATCCATGGATCGTAAAG GCATAATAGCAGAGGTTACAACAGTCCTTGCAGCTGAAGGCATCGCAGTATGTTCTTGCGTG GCCGAGATTGACAGAGGAAGAGGATTAGCAGTTATGTTGTTTCAAATAGAAGCAAACATTGAAAGTTTG GTTACTGTATGCGCAAAGGTGGATCTTATCTTGGGTGTGCTGGGATGGTCCAGTGGCTGCAGCTGGCCAAGATCAACAGATAATGCTCAATTTCTTGAGTGTTAA
- the LOC106399028 gene encoding protein SEED AND ROOT HAIR PROTECTIVE PROTEIN: protein MAFSRLSFAASLVVFSSLIISSVANYGNEVNPETGKFIPVAVEGVIMCKSGDKSYPIQGATARIACVKTDAYGKEIVPISIMSSKTDAKGYFFATLFPSQLRAGRTVTKCKVFLYQSPIADCDFPTDVNKGVRGMSLNKYRVLEDKSFKLYWAGPFFYTSEPTYY from the exons atggcTTTCTCACGCCTTTCCTTTGCTGCTTCTCTCGTTGTCTTCTCATCCTTAATCATATCCTCAGTTGCTAATTACGGCAACGAAGTCAACCCCGAGACCGGAAAATTTATTCCTGTCGCCGTTGAAGGTGTCATCATGTGCAAGTCCGGTGACAAATCATACCCAAttcaag GTGCTACGGCAAGAATTGCATGTGTGAAGACAGACGCATATGGCAAAGAAATAGTTCCAATCTCAATAATGAGCAGCAAAACTGATGCTAAAGGTTACTTCTTCGCCACGTTATTCCCTTCACAGCTTCGTGCAGGAAGGACGGTGACCAAGTGCAAAGTTTTCCTTTACCAGTCTCCAATCGCTGATTGCGATTTCCCGACCGATGTGAACAAGGGTGTGAGAGGAATGTCATTGAACAAATACCGTGTTCTTGAAGACAAGAGCTTCAAGCTTTACTGGGCTGGTCCTTTCTTCTACACCTCTGAACCTACTTACTACTAA